One segment of Palaemon carinicauda isolate YSFRI2023 chromosome 35, ASM3689809v2, whole genome shotgun sequence DNA contains the following:
- the LOC137627598 gene encoding uncharacterized protein produces MLSPVTIRYKICLQDLCASGFGWDDELSEKQIKMWKGHVHEMNQLIGFRLDRMIKPEDSLGDPQLHGFSDASESALGSVLWLKWNTSHGVELKFVIAKSLVAPLKQRSIPCLELTAAVVKARLALLVLQVVGRVSTMKFWTDSEVVLAWVRSPARTFKSFVSARVQEIQDALPGFSKEFCYVPSQLNPTDALTKPIKPGELQGWISGPDFLLNSSQDCDFGEPT; encoded by the coding sequence atgttatctcctgtaacaatTAGATATAAGATTTGTCTTCAGGATTTATGTGCTAGTGGATTTGGTTGGGATGATGAATTGAGTGAAAAACAAATCAAAATGTGGAAGGGACATGTTCATGAAATGAATCAACTAATTGGATTTAGACTAGATCGGATGATAAAGCCAGAAGATTCTCTAGGAGACCCTCAACTTCATGGATTTAGTGATGCCAGTGAATCTGCCCTAGGTTCTGTGCTCTGGCTGAAATGGAATACTTCTCATGGAGTAGAACTGAAATTCGTCATCGCAAAGTCTTTAGTGGCTCCGTTGAAACAGCGTTCTATTCCATGTCTTGAGCTTACTGCTGCTGTGGTTAAGGCTAGACTTGCCTTGCTTGTTTTGCAAGTGGTTGGCAGGGTTAGTACCATGAAATTTTGGACCGATTCAGAAGTAGTGTTGGCCTGGGTTCGCTCTCCTGCCAGAACCTTTAAATCATTTGTGTCAGCTAGAGTTCAGGAGATTCAGGATGCTTTGCcaggattttcaaaagaattttgctacgtTCCTTCACAATTGAATCCTACCGATGCATTAACCAAGCCAATAAAGCCAGGTGAACTACAAGGATGGATCAGTGGTCCTGATTTTCTTCTGAACAGTTCTCAAGATTGTGATTTTGGGGAACCGACATGA
- the LOC137627599 gene encoding uncharacterized protein, which translates to MPVESVKDPVSPESSPVAVRSILGWTIFGGNIPKPKPHAASRVQFLSHLEDLQKLYTSDVVGIKPTKLCVCSDKEVAESQFIKHCRNKLCINADGHMTVEMPWKPGFPEALECNKPQAEIRLMSQEKRLIKKGTFDEYSEEIQKLIDSCFVRELYPEESIDEGWYLHHAVYQLHKSTKVRIVWNSAAKFNGLCLNDGFYKGPDFLNSLLYCLLHWRMKSMGITGDVQKMFNRIRMAEKDQRYHRFVWGFDLYSPIRHWQWLRLPFGNKPAQDIAMMAVRTLADTFKEEEPIGAQLINCRMYMDDVIESFDKSELAIAAMDQVDQILEKGSFRIKEWHSNDPSVDRCPEDKQT; encoded by the coding sequence ATGCCAGTTGAGAGCGTAAAAGACCCTGTGTCTCCTGAATCGTCTCCAGTTGCCGTCAGAAGTATCTTGGGGTGGACCATTTTTGGAGGGAATATTCCAAAACCCAAACCACATGCTGCATCCAGGGTCCAGTTTTTGAGTCATTTGGAGGATTTGCAGAAATTATATACATCTGATGTTGTTGGTATCAAACCAACAAAATTGTGTGTTTGCTCAGATAAGGAAGTAGCAGAGTCTCAGTTCATAAAACATTGTCGAAATAAGCTTTGCATTAATGCGGATGGTCACATGACTGTGGAAATGCCTTGGAAGCCTGGTTTCCCTGAAGCATTGGAGTGTAACAAGCCTCAAGCAGAAATAAGACTTATGAGCCAAGAAAAAAGATTAATTAAGAAAGGAACCTTTGATGAATATAGCGAAGAAATCCAGAAATTAATTGACAGTTGCTTTGTCAGGGAATTATATCCAGAGGAGTCCATAGATGAGGGATGGTACTTACATCATGCTGTATATCAACTACACAAATCAACAAAGGTACGCATCGTATGGAATTCTGCTGCCAAGTTCAATGGCTTGTGCTTGAATGATGGATTTTACAAAGGGCCAGATTTCTTGAATTCTCTTCTGTATTGCCTTCTTCACTGGAGAATGAAAAGCATGGGAATTACAGGTGATGTTCAAAAAATGTTTAATCGAATACGTATGGCTGAAAAGGATCAGAGATATCACCGGTTTGTATGGGGTTTTGATTTATATTCTCCAATTCGTCACTGGCAGTGGCTGCGCCTTCCTTTTGGGAATAAACCAGCACAAGACATAGCTATGATGGCTGTACGCACTTTGGCTGATACATTCAAGGAGGAGGAACCTATTGGAGCACAGTTAATTAACTGTCGCATGTACATGGATGACGTGATTGAATCATTTGATAAGAGTGAATTAGCTATTGCAGCCATGGATCAGGTGGATCAGATATTAGAAAAGGGCTCCTTCAGAATAAAAGAATGGCATTCTAATGACCCCTCTGTTGACCGATGCCCAGAAGACAAGCAAACATGA